CCTTCTGCCAGTAACTGGCACGGGACAGCCCCACCAGCTCCACCTCGAAGCGCAGCATGGCGTCACCTGCAAGGGGGGCACAGCCtgagcagggaccccaaaaagaccccacagagaccccacagagacccccccTGAGGGCTGCACTCACCTGGGATGGTTGGGGGGGAGCCCCGTTTGCCATAGGCTAAGTGAGGGGGGATGATGGCTCTGCGCTTCTCCCTGCCACGGGAACAGTGCTGGTGCCACAAactgtgctggggacactggggaggggacactggggaggggacactggggaggggacactggggaggggacactgccacccccgtgtcccccgtCCGCACTTACCCCACACACATGTccagcaggctctgctccagacCTGTGGCACAGCGGGCTGAGGGTGAGTGGGGCTGCTTGGGGTGACCctggtgccccccagccccgctgcccctGAGCCCCTCACTCACCAGGGATCACCTGGTGCTTGCCCAGCTCCACCTGCAGGGGGTCCCGGCCGAGGGAGGAGTCGATGATGCGGCCATCCTCCAGGGTGCCCTGTGGGGACACGGCCACGgtcactgccatgggcacccCTGCCATGCTGGCACTTGGTCTGTGTGGCTGCCAGCGTggtcccagtgctgctctggggctgatcccagtccctgtgccatccctgtgccatctctgTGCTGATACCAGTCCCTGTTCCACCCCTGTGCTGATGCCAGTCCTGGTACACTCCAGGTCACTCTGGTCCCAGGGCCATGCCAAGGTAATCCTCGGGCTGATCCCAGTGCCAGCCATGCCCATACAAGCCCCAGTGTCATCCCCGTGCCACTCCGGGTGCCACCCAGACCCCATCCTGGGCCTGTCCCAGCCCATGTCATCCCCGTGCCACCCCAGGTGCCACCCAGAGCCCAtcctggcactgtccccatggCATTTTCAGTGACACCATGGCACCTTCCAACTTCTCCAGCCCCCATACCCACCCCGGTACCACCCCTCCGCTCACTCCGGTTCCACCGCGGTACCACCGCGGTACCACCCCGGTATCACCCCGGTACCATCCCCGGTActgccccatttcccaccccGGTACCACCCCGGTACTGCCCCATTTCCCTCCCCGGTACCACCCCCGGTACCACCCCGGTActgccccatttcccaccccGCTACCACCCCGGTActgccccatttcccaccccGGTACCGCCCCGGTACCGCCCCGATGCCGTTGCCGTTGCCgttgccggtgccggtgccccccgccccgcccacCGGGAGCGCAGTGCTGACGTGTTCCTGCCGCCCGTGCTCACCGTGTAGTGGATGTGCACCGTGTCCCCCGGCGCCGACAGCTCCGTGCAGCCCTCGGGAGGGGCCACCTGCAACGGGGAGCTCACGGAGAACCGGCACGGAGAACCGGGACCgagccccctcccctcgggGTCCCCGCAGCCCCCCGAGAGCCGAACTCCCAACCGGGCCCCCGGTTCTGGGTGCGCCGCCTTCCTCCGCCACAGCCCGGTCCTCTCGGTGCCCTCCCGTGCCAGCCCGGTCCTCCCGGTGCCCTCCCGTGCCAGCCCGGTCCTCCCGGTGCCCCGTGGCTTCCTCCCGCCGCAGCCCGGGCCTCCCGGTGCCTCCTCCCCCGCCCCGTGCCCAGGCCGGGCTCCCCGGTGCCCCCCGAGCCTCCCGCCGGTGGCTCGGTGTCCCGCCGGTCCCTCTCGGTCCCTGCCGGTCCGCCCCGGTCTCAGCCTGCCCAAGGGGGCCGCGTGGCTCCCCGGTGCCCGGTTCCCCCGGTTCCCCCGTTTCCCCGGGGCTCACGATCGTTTCCAGCCGTAGCTCCCGGGCGCCGCTTTCGGTTTCGCTCTCGGCGGCGCGGcagagcggcggcggcggcagcagcagagccaagagGAGCAGAGCGGCGGGGAACGGCATGGCCGGGCTGGCGGCGGAGGAACGGACACCGGCACCGGGACCGCCCCCTCACCTCGGGCCCCGCCCCCGGGACCGCCCCCACACCGAGACCGGCCCCGGGAC
This region of Zonotrichia albicollis isolate bZonAlb1 chromosome 33, bZonAlb1.hap1, whole genome shotgun sequence genomic DNA includes:
- the FKBP11 gene encoding peptidyl-prolyl cis-trans isomerase FKBP11 isoform X1, whose protein sequence is MPFPAALLLLALLLPPPPLCRAAESETESGARELRLETIVAPPEGCTELSAPGDTVHIHYTGTLEDGRIIDSSLGRDPLQVELGKHQVIPGLEQSLLDMCVGEKRRAIIPPHLAYGKRGSPPTIPGDAMLRFEVELVGLSRASYWQKVLNEVVPLLCLALVPALLGLIGFHLYRKASSPRLSKKKQKEEKRNKAKKK